One genomic segment of Mastomys coucha isolate ucsf_1 unplaced genomic scaffold, UCSF_Mcou_1 pScaffold22, whole genome shotgun sequence includes these proteins:
- the Hsd17b13 gene encoding 17-beta-hydroxysteroid dehydrogenase 13: MNLILELLLLVGIIIYSYLESLVKFFIPQRRKSVAGQTVLITGAGHGIGRLTAYEFARRKSRLVLWDINKHGVEETAAKCRKLGAVVHVFVVDCSNRAEIYNSVDQVKKEVGDVEIVVNNAGAIYPADLLSAKDEQITKTFEVNILGHFWIIKALLPSMMRRNSGHIVTVASVCGHGVIPYLIPYCSSKFAAVGFHRALTAELDALGKTGIKTSCLCPVFVNTGFTKNPSTRLWPILEPDKVARSLIDGILTNKKMIFVPSYINISLILEKFLPERALKAISRIQNIQFEAIVGHKTKMK, translated from the exons ATGAACCTCATCCTAGAGCTTCTCCTGCTGGTGGGCATCATCATCTACTCCTACCTGGAGTCACTGGTAAAGTTCTTCATTCCCCAGAGAAGGAAGTCTGTGGCCGGACAGACTGTTCTCATCACGGGGGCCGGACACGGAATAGGCAGGCTGACCGCTTATGAGTTTGCAAGGCGGAAAAGCAGACTGGTCCTGTGGGATATTAATAAG cACGGTGTTGAGGAAACCGCGGCCAAATGCAGGAAACTGGGGGCTGTTGTGCACGTGTTTGTGGTAGACTGCAGCAACCGGGCGGAGATTTACAACTCTGTGGATCAG GTAAAGAAAGAAGTAGGTGATGTCGAGATCGTGGTAAACAACGCTGGGGCAATATATCCAGCGGACCTTCTTAGTGCCAAGGATGAGCAGATCACCAAGACCTTTGAGGTCAACATCCTAGGACATTTTTGG ATCATAAAAGCACTTCTCCCATCAATGATGAGAAGAAACTCTGGCCACATTGTCACAGTGGCTTCAGTGTGTGGCCATGGAGTCATTCCTTATCTCATCCCTTACTG CTCCAGCAAGTTTGCTGCCGTGGGCTTCcacagagcactgactgcagaACTGGACGCCTTGGGGAAAACCGGTATCAAAACCTCGTGTCTCTGCCCTGTGTTCGTGAATACTGGCTTTACCAAAAACCCGAGTACGAG GTTATGGCCGATATTAGAGCCAGACAAAGTTGCAAGGAGTCTGATCGATGGGATACTTACCAACAAGAAAATGATCTTTGTTCCATCCTATATCAATATCTCTCTGATACTGGAAAA gtttcTTCCTGAACGTGCCTTAAAAGCTATAAGTCGTATACAGAACATTCAATTTGAAGCAATTGTGGGCCACAAAACCAAGATGAAGTAA